A single genomic interval of Apis cerana isolate GH-2021 linkage group LG2, AcerK_1.0, whole genome shotgun sequence harbors:
- the LOC107999576 gene encoding E3 ubiquitin-protein ligase MSL2 isoform X2: MNATSLYVSTCRLVLQADADDPNSWTDLYRLVPYLRQSLSCTVCSNLLIEPHTPTETNCQHHVCRGCRGGRKKLKPSCGWCKDYDKYIENVQLRILLQCYKKLCEYLTNTNIYRSLILSVSSNKTANNASAIGASSLMELIQEGSGFKDEFKSTAGLSKSAYSILPCVYTSTTSTQTQGNTIQNSEAVSQTISESPAIRTVSNGSSIYSVMYAGSGNKITIKRKAAAADDTEVGQQDMDGSPHSSVGGSSAFKKPRSSSARSKRKGCRCGNATAIPGKLTCCGQRCPCYVESKPCVECRCRGCRNPHTADGLKIRPHIPELHNLQLQLSTSLDCDALNSDPLGSVSQCLSTSPTTIQVLNVYSTPRLDIDNVPQNLPAALLVGEDAMISTESEAEDSDIQIDV, from the exons ATGAATGCCACAAGTCTTTACGTATCAACGTGTCGGTTAGTTTTACAAGCGGATGCTGATGATCCAAATTCATGGACAGATTTATATAGGCTAGTTCCGTATTTGCGACAAAGTTTAAGTTGTACTGTGTGttcaaatttgttaattgaacCTCATACACCAACTGAAACTAATTGTCAACATCATGTGTGTCGTGGATGTAGAGGTGGACGTAAGAAATTGAAACCTTCGTGTGGTTGGTGCAAAGATTATgacaaatatattgaaaatgttcAATTACGAATATTGTTACAGTGTTATAAAAAGTTATGTGAATATTTGACAAATACAAACATTTATCGAAGTTTAATACTTTCAGTGTCCTCTAATAAAACAGCTAATAATGCATCAGCTATTGGTGCTAGTAGCCTTATGGAACTTATCCAAGAGGGTTCTGGGTTTAAAGATGAATTTAAAAGTACTGCAGGCTTGTCAAAATCTGCATATAGTATTTTACCATGTGTTTATACAAGTACTACCTCAACTCAAACTCAAGGAAATACTATACAAAATTCTGAAGCAGTGTCACAAACTATATCTg aaTCTCCTGCCATACGTACTGTATCAAATGGGTCTTCAATATATTCTGTGATGTATGCTGGATCTGGtaacaaaataacaataaaacggAAAGCAGCAGCTGCAGATGATACAGAAGTAGGACAACAGGATATGGATGGAAGTCCACACAGCTCTGTAGGAGGG TCATCAGCTTTTAAAAAACCAAGGTCAAGTTCTGCTCGaagtaaaagaaaaggatGTAGATGTGGTAACGCTACAGCAATACCTGGGAAATTAACATGTTGTGGTCAACGTTGTCCTTGTTATGTTGAAAGTAAACCTTGTGTTGAATGTAGATGCAGAGGTTGTAGAAATCCTCATACAGCAGATGGTTTAAAG attcgaCCACATATACCTGAATTACATAACTTACAGTTACAATTATCTACTTCTTTGGATTGTGATGCATTAAATTCAGATCCTTTAGGATCAGTATCACAATGCCTCTCAACTTCTCCAACAACAATTCAagtattaaatgtttattcaaCTCCAAGATTAGATATTGATAATGTACCACAAAATCTACCTGCTGCCTTGTTAGTAGGAGAAGATGCTATGATAAGTACTGAAAGTGAAGCTGAAGACAGTGATATACAAATTGATGTGTGA
- the LOC107999576 gene encoding E3 ubiquitin-protein ligase MSL2 isoform X1 translates to MNATSLYVSTCRLVLQADADDPNSWTDLYRLVPYLRQSLSCTVCSNLLIEPHTPTETNCQHHVCRGCRGGRKKLKPSCGWCKDYDKYIENVQLRILLQCYKKLCEYLTNTNIYRSLILSVSSNKTANNASAIGASSLMELIQEGSGFKDEFKSTAGLSKSAYSILPCVYTSTTSTQTQGNTIQNSEAVSQTISESPAIRTVSNGSSIYSVMYAGSGNKITIKRKAAAADDTEVGQQDMDGSPHSSVGGVKCIPSSHLKYGTPSQKKSSKGSKSSAFKKPRSSSARSKRKGCRCGNATAIPGKLTCCGQRCPCYVESKPCVECRCRGCRNPHTADGLKIRPHIPELHNLQLQLSTSLDCDALNSDPLGSVSQCLSTSPTTIQVLNVYSTPRLDIDNVPQNLPAALLVGEDAMISTESEAEDSDIQIDV, encoded by the exons ATGAATGCCACAAGTCTTTACGTATCAACGTGTCGGTTAGTTTTACAAGCGGATGCTGATGATCCAAATTCATGGACAGATTTATATAGGCTAGTTCCGTATTTGCGACAAAGTTTAAGTTGTACTGTGTGttcaaatttgttaattgaacCTCATACACCAACTGAAACTAATTGTCAACATCATGTGTGTCGTGGATGTAGAGGTGGACGTAAGAAATTGAAACCTTCGTGTGGTTGGTGCAAAGATTATgacaaatatattgaaaatgttcAATTACGAATATTGTTACAGTGTTATAAAAAGTTATGTGAATATTTGACAAATACAAACATTTATCGAAGTTTAATACTTTCAGTGTCCTCTAATAAAACAGCTAATAATGCATCAGCTATTGGTGCTAGTAGCCTTATGGAACTTATCCAAGAGGGTTCTGGGTTTAAAGATGAATTTAAAAGTACTGCAGGCTTGTCAAAATCTGCATATAGTATTTTACCATGTGTTTATACAAGTACTACCTCAACTCAAACTCAAGGAAATACTATACAAAATTCTGAAGCAGTGTCACAAACTATATCTg aaTCTCCTGCCATACGTACTGTATCAAATGGGTCTTCAATATATTCTGTGATGTATGCTGGATCTGGtaacaaaataacaataaaacggAAAGCAGCAGCTGCAGATGATACAGAAGTAGGACAACAGGATATGGATGGAAGTCCACACAGCTCTGTAGGAGGGGTAAAATGTATTCCATCTTCCCACCTTAAATATGGGACCCCTTCTCAGAAAAAATCTTCAAAGGGCAGCAAA TCATCAGCTTTTAAAAAACCAAGGTCAAGTTCTGCTCGaagtaaaagaaaaggatGTAGATGTGGTAACGCTACAGCAATACCTGGGAAATTAACATGTTGTGGTCAACGTTGTCCTTGTTATGTTGAAAGTAAACCTTGTGTTGAATGTAGATGCAGAGGTTGTAGAAATCCTCATACAGCAGATGGTTTAAAG attcgaCCACATATACCTGAATTACATAACTTACAGTTACAATTATCTACTTCTTTGGATTGTGATGCATTAAATTCAGATCCTTTAGGATCAGTATCACAATGCCTCTCAACTTCTCCAACAACAATTCAagtattaaatgtttattcaaCTCCAAGATTAGATATTGATAATGTACCACAAAATCTACCTGCTGCCTTGTTAGTAGGAGAAGATGCTATGATAAGTACTGAAAGTGAAGCTGAAGACAGTGATATACAAATTGATGTGTGA
- the LOC107999568 gene encoding NADH dehydrogenase [ubiquinone] 1 alpha subcomplex subunit 2 translates to MAAIRFGPQLKELRILLCQTSKSSQGVRDFIEKQYVPLKRSNPQFPILIRECSLIEPILYARYEFGVERSFSLQNLQSEEILQRIREIAISKSK, encoded by the exons ATGGCTGCAATAAGGTTCGGTCCTCAGTTAAAGGAACTACGAATTCTTTTATGTCAAACGTCAAAATCTAGTCAGGGTGTCag agattttattgaaaaacaatatGTACCTCTTAAAAGAAGCAATCcacaatttccaattttaattagagaatGTTCTTTAATAGAACCTATTTTGTATGCACGATATG AATTTGGAGTAGAACGATCTTTTTCTCTACAAAATCTACAATCTGAAGAAATACTTCAGAGGATTCGAGAAATAGCAATTagcaaatcaaaataa